From Synechococcus sp. MW101C3, a single genomic window includes:
- the cobU gene encoding bifunctional adenosylcobinamide kinase/adenosylcobinamide-phosphate guanylyltransferase — translation MAGADAMLTLVTGPSRSGKSRWAEHLALHSGRPVTYIATGPRLEGDASWSERLALHRRRRPADWPTWEVEGQLSAALERAPAERLLLIDSLGTWLAHHLELDTGAWEQEQQHLLSALQRCRAAALIVSEETGWGVVPPTAIGGRFRDRLGALQQELLPRCNEAWLVVHGRAIDLLRLSRPVPEL, via the coding sequence ATGGCGGGGGCTGACGCCATGCTCACCCTGGTGACCGGTCCGAGCCGGAGCGGCAAGAGCCGCTGGGCCGAGCACCTGGCCCTGCATTCGGGCCGGCCGGTCACCTACATCGCCACCGGCCCCCGCCTCGAGGGCGATGCCAGCTGGAGCGAGCGGCTGGCCCTGCACCGCCGCCGCCGGCCGGCCGACTGGCCCACCTGGGAGGTGGAAGGGCAGCTCAGCGCCGCGCTGGAGCGGGCGCCCGCTGAGCGACTGCTGCTGATCGACTCGCTCGGCACCTGGCTGGCGCACCACCTCGAACTGGACACAGGCGCCTGGGAGCAGGAACAGCAGCATCTGCTGTCGGCGTTGCAGCGTTGCCGCGCCGCCGCGCTGATCGTGTCTGAGGAGACTGGCTGGGGTGTGGTGCCCCCCACGGCGATCGGCGGGCGCTTCCGGGATCGGCTCGGGGCGCTGCAACAAGAGCTGCTGCCCCGCTGCAACGAGGCCTGGCTGGTGGTGCACGGGCGGGCGATCGATCTGCTGCGGCTGAGCAGGCCGGTGCCGGAGCTCTGA
- a CDS encoding tRNA (cytidine(34)-2'-O)-methyltransferase, whose protein sequence is MPRVVLFEPEIPPNTGNVARTCAATGCELHLIEPLGFQIDDRQLKRAGLDYWPWVQLHRHANLVSFEQHRRRCGGRLVAFSSQVDQPYTSFAFRDDDWLLHGRESSGLPPDVLAAADARLTVPMPGSVRSGGGVRSLNLSVAAAVVLFEAIRQLGTGISSTARDA, encoded by the coding sequence ATGCCGCGCGTGGTGCTGTTTGAGCCGGAGATCCCGCCGAACACCGGCAATGTGGCGCGCACCTGTGCGGCCACCGGCTGCGAGCTTCACCTGATCGAACCGCTGGGCTTCCAGATCGATGACCGGCAGCTGAAGCGGGCGGGCCTGGACTATTGGCCCTGGGTACAGCTGCATCGCCACGCCAACCTGGTGAGCTTCGAGCAGCACCGCCGCAGGTGCGGTGGGCGCCTGGTGGCCTTCAGCAGCCAGGTGGACCAGCCCTACACCTCCTTCGCCTTCCGAGACGACGACTGGCTGCTGCATGGGCGTGAATCGAGCGGCCTGCCGCCGGATGTGCTGGCCGCCGCCGATGCCCGGCTCACCGTGCCGATGCCGGGCTCGGTGCGCAGCGGTGGTGGGGTGCGCAGCCTCAACCTCTCCGTGGCCGCTGCCGTGGTGTTGTTTGAGGCCATTCGCCAGTTGGGGACAGGGATCTCCAGCACCGCCAGGGACGCTTGA
- a CDS encoding M23 family metallopeptidase, which translates to MGALPVLSLVAAAAIPGIADSRSSGVDELSAGFGDALGLTAEPKAVQQLASLPKASDRVWIQVRAEVTLDELAQQLRIQETPLARMNDVTEDHRFSQGDWLVIPGRDTNRARSVAALDPEQIRRSAPLSELPPLESTGVVRFGDSLMKLAKRYNLTIQELLRLNPGLEAARLVAGTQVRLARSAPGRTRMVLGLNPVGSGGLSWPDLPSFGGRPEVEQGPTQGDATWIWPTRGVFSSGFGWRWGRMHKGVDIANNVGTPIVAARSGQVVFAGWHDGGYGYLVEIQHSDGSKSLYAHNSRLMVRVGQMVGQGTVISSMGSTGRSTGPHLHFEIHPPGRGAVNPLEFLPGRA; encoded by the coding sequence ATGGGAGCCCTCCCGGTTCTCTCTCTGGTGGCTGCTGCGGCCATCCCTGGCATCGCCGACTCCCGCTCCAGCGGGGTTGATGAGCTGTCTGCCGGCTTCGGGGATGCTCTGGGGCTGACGGCCGAACCCAAAGCGGTCCAGCAGCTCGCCTCGCTCCCCAAGGCCAGCGACAGGGTGTGGATCCAGGTGCGCGCAGAGGTCACCCTGGATGAGCTCGCTCAGCAGCTGCGCATCCAGGAAACGCCCCTGGCCCGCATGAATGATGTGACCGAAGACCACAGGTTCAGCCAGGGCGACTGGCTGGTGATCCCTGGACGTGACACCAACCGGGCCCGCAGCGTGGCCGCCCTCGATCCCGAGCAGATCCGGCGCTCCGCCCCGCTCTCCGAGCTGCCACCCCTGGAATCCACCGGAGTGGTGCGCTTCGGCGACAGCCTGATGAAGCTCGCCAAGCGCTACAACCTCACGATTCAGGAGCTGCTGCGGCTGAACCCCGGCCTAGAGGCCGCCCGGCTCGTGGCCGGTACCCAGGTGCGGCTGGCCCGTTCCGCCCCCGGCCGCACCCGGATGGTGCTCGGGCTCAATCCCGTGGGCAGCGGCGGGCTCAGCTGGCCGGATCTCCCCTCCTTCGGTGGCCGTCCAGAGGTGGAGCAAGGCCCCACCCAGGGCGACGCCACCTGGATCTGGCCCACCAGAGGGGTGTTCAGCTCCGGCTTCGGCTGGCGCTGGGGGCGCATGCACAAAGGCGTCGACATCGCCAACAACGTCGGCACGCCGATCGTGGCCGCCCGATCCGGCCAGGTGGTCTTTGCCGGCTGGCATGACGGGGGCTACGGCTACCTGGTGGAGATCCAGCACAGCGACGGCAGCAAGTCGCTCTACGCCCACAACAGCCGCCTGATGGTGAGAGTCGGCCAGATGGTGGGCCAGGGAACCGTGATCAGCTCGATGGGCAGCACCGGACGCAGCACCGGGCCTCACCTCCACTTCGAGATCCATCCCCCCGGCCGTGGTGCCGTGAATCCCCTGGAGTTCCTCCCCGGCCGCGCCTGA
- a CDS encoding cofactor assembly of complex C subunit B, with protein MAGLPPPARLCLAAGVLGLLLCLLNQLTAPDLSPALERAAVLASLMAVGLMLVAVLWTRALPAAPERVELPGPQGLELDEALPPLARQELAWGSHMLLTATPAASVLLFWQGRVVLRRGVLAEEPFFPGAICERARRTERCVSLVDLRLYPGRQEFTGLPLGTPAVIVQPIGAVGWLLVGGWSPRCFCRADELWLEGWARKLRTTLEDASAPGPAPVAAP; from the coding sequence ATGGCCGGTCTCCCGCCGCCGGCACGGCTCTGCCTGGCTGCCGGAGTGCTCGGCCTGCTGCTCTGCCTGCTCAACCAGCTCACGGCACCCGACCTTTCTCCCGCTCTGGAGCGGGCAGCCGTGCTCGCCAGCCTGATGGCGGTGGGCCTGATGCTGGTGGCCGTGCTCTGGACGCGGGCCCTGCCGGCGGCACCGGAACGGGTGGAGTTGCCCGGGCCCCAGGGGCTGGAACTTGATGAGGCCCTCCCGCCCCTGGCCCGGCAGGAACTCGCCTGGGGCAGCCACATGCTGCTCACCGCCACGCCCGCCGCCAGCGTGCTGCTGTTCTGGCAGGGCCGGGTGGTTCTGCGCCGCGGGGTGCTGGCCGAAGAGCCCTTCTTCCCGGGTGCAATCTGCGAGCGGGCCCGACGGACGGAGCGCTGCGTTTCGCTGGTGGACCTGCGCCTTTATCCCGGCCGCCAGGAGTTCACCGGCTTGCCGCTGGGCACGCCAGCCGTGATCGTGCAACCCATCGGTGCGGTGGGCTGGTTGCTGGTGGGGGGCTGGTCGCCACGATGCTTCTGCCGCGCCGATGAACTGTGGCTGGAGGGCTGGGCTCGCAAGCTCAGAACGACACTGGAGGACGCTTCCGCGCCGGGCCCGGCGCCCGTGGCGGCACCGTGA
- the psb32 gene encoding photosystem II repair protein Psb32, with the protein MRLPLRLLAAITVLLLQFLPVAAAWAVGASAYPALPQQHLIDPAELFSRATAVELERRLKELQADHIEARLVTVQRLDYGLDLETLGQQLIDRWSTASSDDSSQLILLIDSQTNTAAVVASDTLLDQLPESLLRNTADRTMAIPIRLGSRYRQASLDALDRITAVLAGGEDPGPPLEQVIVPVESNIPTQEETASSNGFTWIVVLLVVGTVVPMLTWWVFSR; encoded by the coding sequence TTGCGTCTGCCGCTGCGTCTACTGGCTGCCATCACCGTGTTGCTGCTCCAGTTCCTGCCCGTAGCGGCGGCCTGGGCCGTCGGAGCCAGCGCCTATCCCGCTCTGCCCCAGCAGCACCTGATCGATCCCGCCGAGCTGTTCAGCAGGGCCACGGCGGTGGAGCTGGAACGCCGGCTCAAGGAGCTGCAGGCCGATCACATCGAAGCCCGCCTGGTCACGGTGCAGCGCCTCGACTACGGCCTCGATCTCGAGACCCTCGGCCAGCAATTAATCGACCGCTGGTCCACCGCCTCCAGCGACGACTCCTCCCAGCTGATCCTGCTGATCGATTCGCAGACGAACACTGCCGCCGTGGTGGCCAGTGACACCCTGCTGGACCAGCTTCCTGAATCCCTGCTGCGCAACACCGCCGATCGCACCATGGCGATACCAATCCGGCTGGGATCACGCTACCGCCAGGCCTCACTCGATGCCCTCGACCGCATCACGGCCGTGCTGGCAGGCGGCGAAGACCCTGGCCCGCCGCTGGAGCAGGTGATCGTGCCAGTGGAGTCGAACATCCCCACCCAGGAGGAAACGGCCTCCAGCAATGGTTTCACCTGGATCGTCGTGCTGTTGGTGGTGGGCACGGTGGTGCCGATGCTCACCTGGTGGGTTTTCTCCCGCTGA
- the pxcA gene encoding proton extrusion protein PcxA → MGLTDWMGTFGKARTKDLRSNLERAYEAALLIQNIELEYFNDRPVRPELELSMPASVQAQMMRRFRSSLELCRQVVEELQPRRHELDPQELRQFQLIETVEGRYSNRKPLSTLTRSPELLPRSLMGLMEKVRRQLDPQAEATVVAGFRRRRDSTLVSLRILLLLVLVPLLMQQASRTFVISPLVDRFAPDVPFLTYPKPQLEEAAVEKLRVYKAELEFDALLKGEDLPDPAAMHKALASRAAELKEEADGQSTLAIKNVLSDAFGLLSFGLVCLLAREDIRVLRGFLDEQVYGLSDSAKAFAIILFTDIFVGFHSPEGWTVLLDGVATHLGLPVRENFVMLFIATFPVILATIFKYWIFRYLNRVSPSSVATLRNMNGGG, encoded by the coding sequence ATGGGTCTGACCGACTGGATGGGAACCTTCGGGAAGGCCCGCACCAAGGATCTGCGCAGCAATCTGGAGCGCGCCTATGAGGCCGCCCTGCTGATCCAGAACATTGAGCTCGAATACTTCAACGACCGCCCTGTGCGGCCGGAGCTTGAGCTGAGCATGCCGGCGTCGGTGCAGGCGCAGATGATGCGGCGGTTTCGCAGTTCACTGGAGCTGTGCCGGCAGGTGGTGGAGGAACTCCAGCCCCGCCGCCACGAACTCGATCCCCAGGAGCTGCGGCAGTTCCAGCTGATTGAAACAGTTGAGGGGCGCTACTCCAACCGCAAGCCGCTCTCCACCCTCACCCGCTCGCCGGAGTTGTTGCCCCGCAGCCTGATGGGGTTGATGGAGAAGGTGCGACGGCAGCTGGATCCCCAGGCAGAGGCCACCGTGGTGGCTGGCTTTCGCCGGCGCCGCGATTCCACGCTGGTGTCGCTGCGCATCCTGCTGCTGCTGGTGCTGGTGCCGCTGCTGATGCAGCAGGCCAGCCGCACCTTCGTGATTTCGCCCTTGGTGGATCGCTTCGCGCCCGACGTGCCCTTCCTCACTTACCCCAAACCGCAGCTTGAAGAGGCGGCTGTGGAGAAGCTGCGTGTGTACAAAGCGGAGCTGGAATTCGATGCCCTGCTCAAGGGCGAAGACCTCCCCGACCCGGCGGCGATGCACAAGGCCCTGGCCAGCCGCGCCGCCGAACTGAAGGAAGAAGCGGATGGACAGAGCACCCTGGCGATCAAGAACGTGCTCTCCGATGCCTTCGGGCTGCTCAGTTTCGGGCTGGTCTGCCTGCTGGCCCGTGAGGACATCCGGGTGCTGCGCGGCTTTCTGGACGAACAGGTGTATGGCCTGAGCGACAGTGCCAAGGCCTTTGCAATCATTCTTTTTACCGACATCTTCGTGGGATTTCACAGCCCGGAAGGCTGGACTGTGTTGCTCGACGGTGTAGCCACCCACCTGGGACTACCGGTGAGAGAGAACTTCGTGATGCTCTTCATCGCCACCTTCCCGGTGATTCTGGCCACGATCTTCAAGTATTGGATTTTCCGCTATCTCAACCGTGTGTCCCCATCTTCTGTGGCCACGCTGCGCAACATGAATGGCGGGGGCTGA